The window TGTTTCGGCTCATTTGCTACCGTTTTGAATCTAGTGAATACGGCCCAGGATTGAAGAACACTGTTCGAAAGCTAGATATGTAAACAAAATAGAAAATAGTTCAGAAAGTGTTAAAGGTGCTGCATGGTCAATCCGGCATCTGCATTGGCCGTGCAGCAGTTATGGTGATACgacctctgcagaagtcagggcattcatacttcttgcactTCATGCAGCAGCGCAGAGCTGTTGTTACGGAAGTTGTCAACAAAGGGAGTTTGTGTTTATGCAGGACCTCCTGCCCCCacctactgtcaaccaatcaagtcaatgcagagctatatggagccctcctcattgttacaacatttgggaGGCAGATGGCAGTGTGGTACGGAGCTCAATTAggcctctgcatgcctctggAGGCCCTGCAGTTGCGTCACACCCTCCATACGgagcctccgaccacattttcggatcaagTATAACTTGGCTTTTACTCAGCACTAGAGGGGAACGGATAAGGCGTGACACACACATCATGAGTCAAAGCAAAGACATGCAAttgtacacacatacatacatatgtgcTGTGTTTGTACAGCTTATGCAGTTTGTTAAAGATGAATTGTTCTcacttttctctgtgtgtgtgtgtctctcaacTGTTTGGATAGGGAGGCAGAGGAGCTTCTAAAGGACAAGCAGCAGGGCTGTTTTCTGCTCAGGCTCAGCGAGTCAAAGATTGGTTTTGTACTCTCGTACAGGTAAAGTCacaacaaaccacacacacacacacacacacacacacacacacaaagacatttttagacagacacacacttttCCCCCCAGAGGAATGGATAGGTGCCGCCATTTCAtcatagaggaagaagagggtggCAGAGGGGCGTGTTACCTCATCGCTGGGGAGGAGAGTCGCCATAGCAGCCTGCAGGAGCTGGTCAGCTATTACACCCAGTATCCCGTGGGGCCCTTCAACGAGATTCTCACCACGCCCTGTGACGAGGTGCCGAGTATATATTCCACACCATGCCTTCTTCATAAGCGAAAGGAAAAGTCATTGGCACCACCTAAACATCTAACAAACTTAAATGTTGTGGCAAACTATCCTTTTAGGTAAACTCAACTGCAACAGTTTGTTTCTCAATCTTTCTCCTCTTTTACTTTCTCAGTCCAGTGAAGCTTGTGAGGGTACAGTTAAACTGGGGTTGCAGGATGAAGGTGGAGAGACAACGAAAGTGACCGAAAAGGAAGCCTCATCATATGCACCCTCGGCTCCTGCCACTGTCCATGTCCAAGAGATATTGGCCAGCTCAGCCCCTACAAACGACGGGACGCCAGAGTAtgctgtggtgaagaaggtgctaAAAAAGTCCCTTTCTCAACCAGAAAACCAGCTTGGGGAACTGTTGGTGGTAAGGAACTATTCTCCCTTTAACATTTGTAAGTTAAACAAACCCACAAAAAAAGTCAATGCTATTAATGGATTAACAGACTACATGACAAAACATTTTCCAGGTGACAAACCTGATCCTCCCCGAAGATGTGACAGAACCTGACGTTAGCTGTGCAGGAGCATTTGGCGGGGGAGAGAACGCCTTCGACGCACTGTACGCCCGGGTCAACAAGCCACCAAGCATGCTTTCCCATACATCTCCCTACGTCAATGTGGGCAATCCTCCAGGCCAGGAGGCGACAGCGTCCTCCGTCCCTCTCATGCACCGTGGGTCCACGGGGGACCCAAGCTACTGGAAGTTGGAGCCCCTGCACACCTACGAGGAAACCCCTCATCTGGTTCAACGTGAAGAAGAGACAAAGGAACACATCGACTTCTACGCCATGGGGCGCTGGCGGGATGCCGAGAGGAGTACAGGTGGGCGAGGTGAAAGACAAGACAAGACTAGCTACTTGCCTTTGAGTGGTTGTATTGTTAATGGCCTGAGCAAGGCACGGCATGCCTGATTTGACCTGAAATTACACAATACAGATTTGTCtagaatgaacaatgaacataTGACTGTATACATGTATTACAATATATCTGCTCTCTTTTGTAGACCCCCAGCATCACCTCTACTCAGAGG of the Oncorhynchus kisutch isolate 150728-3 linkage group LG17, Okis_V2, whole genome shotgun sequence genome contains:
- the LOC109907416 gene encoding SH2 domain-containing protein 2A isoform X2; protein product: MDFDYQRLKDVEILRREERISCLPIQPQKPVPHQHSAQDPPTHQTPPIKPRRSLKVPKTLREEVVLPAKQTNGQENETVVKRVSTALTLGGPGPLEPLSPSLRAHTLLWFERTQLPRLCRPGRPMPRWLHGFATRREAEELLKDKQQGCFLLRLSESKIGFVLSYRGMDRCRHFIIEEEEGGRGACYLIAGEESRHSSLQELVSYYTQYPVGPFNEILTTPCDESSEACEGTVKLGLQDEGGETTKVTEKEASSYAPSAPATVHVQEILASSAPTNDGTPEYAVVKKVLKKSLSQPENQLGELLVVTNLILPEDVTEPDVSCAGAFGGGENAFDALYARVNKPPSMLSHTSPYVNVGNPPGQEATASSVPLMHRGSTGDPSYWKLEPLHTYEETPHLVQREEETKEHIDFYAMGRWRDAERSTDPQHHLYSEVNLRTREAPSHIPLPARIAPNRPLRLPPRPVNCPPQQDGSVQRCGDPILSSSPSRPGVFLTPCSERPLTQDPSTSIYEQIPERPTSSRPPLPPPNPTTPY
- the LOC109907416 gene encoding SH2 domain-containing protein 2A isoform X1, which produces MDFDYQRLKDVEILRREERISCLPIQPQKPVPHQHSAQDPPTHQTPPIKPRRSLKVPKTLREEVVLPAKQTNGQENETVVKRVSTALTLGGPGPLEPLSPSLRAHTLLWFERTQLPRLCRPGRPMPRWLHGFATRREAEELLKDKQQGCFLLRLSESKIGFVLSYRGMDRCRHFIIEEEEGGRGACYLIAGEESRHSSLQELVSYYTQYPVGPFNEILTTPCDESSEACEGTVKLGLQDEGGETTKVTEKEASSYAPSAPATVHVQEILASSAPTNDGTPEYAVVKKVLKKSLSQPENQLGELLVVTNLILPEDVTEPDVSCAGAFGGGENAFDALYARVNKPPSMLSHTSPYVNVGNPPGQEATASSVPLMHRGSTGDPSYWKLEPLHTYEETPHLVQREEETKEHIDFYAMGRWRDAERSTGGRDPQHHLYSEVNLRTREAPSHIPLPARIAPNRPLRLPPRPVNCPPQQDGSVQRCGDPILSSSPSRPGVFLTPCSERPLTQDPSTSIYEQIPERPTSSRPPLPPPNPTTPY